Proteins from one Flammeovirgaceae bacterium genomic window:
- the ilvC gene encoding ketol-acid reductoisomerase — MAQINFGGTLEEVVTREEFPMEKALDVLANETIAIIGYGVQGPAQALNLRDNGFNVIVGQRKGSKTWDKAVAHGWVPEETLFEIEEAVKQGTVIEYLLSDAGQIALWPTVKPHLSPGKTLYFSHGFGITFKEKTGIVPPAGIDVVLAAPKGSGTSVRRLFQQGKGINSSYAVFQDASGKAEEKAIALGIGLGSGYLFKTDFKKEVYSDLTGERGTLMGAIAGIFEAQFEVLRAKGHSPSEAFNETVEELTQSLMPLVAEKGMDWMYANCSTTAQRGALDWKKKFKAATLPVFKELYDSVESGAEAQRTIDKCSQPDYREKLAEELKELRNSELWQAGAAVRQLRPEKATAEASMID; from the coding sequence ATGGCACAAATCAATTTTGGAGGAACCCTTGAAGAAGTGGTCACACGAGAGGAATTTCCCATGGAAAAAGCATTGGACGTATTGGCAAATGAGACCATTGCAATAATCGGCTATGGCGTTCAGGGGCCTGCACAGGCATTGAACCTGCGCGACAATGGGTTCAACGTGATTGTAGGGCAAAGAAAAGGGTCCAAAACCTGGGACAAGGCGGTGGCCCACGGGTGGGTGCCCGAGGAAACGCTTTTTGAAATAGAAGAAGCCGTGAAGCAAGGCACGGTAATAGAATACCTGCTTTCCGATGCCGGGCAAATCGCGTTGTGGCCTACGGTGAAACCCCACCTCTCCCCCGGCAAAACGCTGTACTTCTCCCACGGGTTTGGGATCACCTTCAAGGAAAAAACAGGCATCGTGCCCCCTGCCGGCATTGATGTGGTGCTGGCCGCGCCCAAAGGTTCGGGCACTTCCGTGAGAAGGTTGTTCCAGCAAGGGAAGGGCATTAACTCGAGCTATGCCGTGTTCCAGGATGCCTCGGGAAAAGCAGAGGAAAAGGCCATAGCCCTGGGCATAGGCCTGGGCTCCGGCTATTTGTTCAAAACGGATTTCAAAAAAGAAGTATACTCCGACCTCACCGGGGAGCGGGGCACTTTGATGGGCGCCATTGCCGGGATATTTGAGGCACAATTCGAAGTGCTCAGGGCCAAGGGGCACTCCCCTTCGGAGGCGTTCAACGAAACCGTGGAAGAGCTGACGCAAAGCCTGATGCCATTGGTGGCCGAAAAAGGAATGGACTGGATGTATGCCAATTGCTCCACTACTGCACAGCGTGGCGCGCTGGACTGGAAGAAAAAATTCAAGGCGGCCACGTTGCCTGTCTTCAAAGAACTGTACGACAGCGTGGAAAGTGGCGCGGAAGCACAACGGACTATCGACAAGTGCAGCCAGCCGGACTACCGGGAAAAACTTGCAGAAGAACTCAAGGAGTTGCGCAATAGCGAATTGTGGCAGGCCGGGGCAGCCGTGCGACAGTTGAGGCCGGAAAAAGCCACGGCAGAAGCAAGCATGATAGACTAA
- the ilvB gene encoding biosynthetic-type acetolactate synthase large subunit, whose product MDALLTKVKQENQTPSPQKVSGAEALLQCLVAEGVTTLFGYPGGAIMPVYDALYGYSDKLNHILVRHEQGAVHAAQGYARASGEVGVALATSGPGATNLITGLADALIDSTPVVCITGQVFAHLLGTDAFQEIDVVNTTNPVTKWNVQITEAKDIAGAVARAFYIARSGRPGPVLIDITKNAQNEWVENFEYEKCRQVRTYQPTPALQPRQVEEAARLVNQASRPYILAGQGVLLSGATEELLAFSNKTGIPVACTLLGLGAFPTDHPNYVGFLGMHGNYAPNVNTNECDVLIAVGMRFDDRVTGNVATYATEAKVVHIEIDRAEINKIITADVAVHADAREALHALTALCHPAEHKEWRASFEALDRIEQEKVASKEFGPTGKIKMAEVINQLSLLTKGNAIVVTDVGQHQMIAARYFGYKGPRTHITSGGAGTMGFALPAAMGAKLAKPQQPVVAVIGDGGFQMTVQELGAIMQYGIPVKILMLNNGFLGMVRQWQELFHEKRYSSTELANPDFVKLVQAYGLPAKKATRREELAPLLKEMLESKTACFLEVEVGKEDNVFPMIPAGAGVSDVMLEKE is encoded by the coding sequence ATGGATGCGTTACTGACGAAAGTTAAACAAGAAAACCAAACCCCAAGCCCACAAAAGGTTTCCGGGGCCGAAGCCTTGCTTCAGTGCCTGGTGGCCGAGGGCGTCACTACCTTGTTTGGGTACCCTGGCGGTGCCATTATGCCGGTGTACGATGCCCTCTATGGGTATTCGGACAAATTGAACCACATCCTGGTGCGCCACGAGCAGGGGGCCGTCCATGCCGCACAAGGGTATGCGCGTGCCTCCGGTGAAGTAGGCGTGGCCCTTGCCACCTCGGGGCCGGGCGCCACCAACCTCATCACCGGCCTGGCGGATGCCCTGATAGACTCCACCCCCGTGGTTTGCATCACCGGCCAGGTATTTGCCCACTTGCTGGGCACCGATGCCTTTCAGGAAATAGACGTGGTCAACACCACCAACCCGGTAACGAAGTGGAACGTGCAAATCACCGAGGCAAAGGACATTGCAGGCGCGGTGGCCAGGGCCTTTTACATTGCCCGTTCGGGGAGGCCCGGCCCGGTGCTGATCGACATTACCAAGAACGCCCAGAACGAATGGGTGGAAAATTTTGAATACGAAAAATGCAGGCAGGTGCGCACCTACCAGCCAACGCCCGCGCTCCAGCCCCGGCAAGTGGAGGAAGCCGCACGGCTCGTCAACCAGGCAAGCCGGCCGTATATACTGGCCGGCCAGGGGGTGCTCCTCTCGGGGGCAACGGAAGAACTATTGGCATTCTCCAACAAAACGGGAATTCCCGTGGCCTGCACTTTGCTGGGCCTGGGCGCCTTCCCTACGGACCACCCCAATTATGTCGGGTTCCTCGGCATGCACGGCAACTACGCGCCCAATGTAAACACCAATGAGTGCGATGTGCTCATTGCCGTAGGAATGCGGTTTGACGACCGGGTGACGGGAAACGTGGCCACGTACGCCACCGAGGCCAAAGTGGTGCATATCGAGATCGACAGGGCAGAGATCAATAAAATCATAACTGCCGATGTGGCCGTCCATGCCGATGCCAGGGAAGCCCTGCATGCCCTGACCGCCCTGTGCCACCCTGCCGAACACAAAGAATGGCGGGCAAGTTTTGAGGCCTTGGACCGCATTGAGCAGGAAAAGGTGGCCAGCAAAGAGTTTGGCCCAACCGGGAAAATAAAAATGGCGGAGGTAATCAACCAACTCTCCCTGCTGACAAAAGGAAACGCCATTGTGGTAACCGATGTGGGGCAGCATCAGATGATCGCTGCCCGGTATTTTGGCTATAAAGGCCCCCGCACCCATATCACTTCTGGCGGGGCGGGCACCATGGGGTTTGCCTTGCCGGCCGCCATGGGCGCCAAGCTGGCCAAACCACAACAACCGGTAGTGGCCGTAATCGGGGACGGTGGGTTTCAAATGACCGTCCAGGAGCTGGGGGCCATCATGCAATACGGCATTCCCGTAAAAATCCTAATGCTCAACAATGGCTTTCTGGGCATGGTGCGGCAGTGGCAGGAGTTGTTCCATGAGAAACGCTACTCCTCCACGGAATTGGCAAATCCCGATTTTGTAAAACTGGTGCAGGCATACGGGCTCCCCGCGAAAAAAGCAACGCGCAGGGAAGAACTGGCGCCCCTACTGAAGGAAATGCTGGAGTCGAAAACGGCTTGCTTCCTGGAAGTGGAGGTGGGAAAAGAAGACAACGTATTCCCCATGATCCCTGCCGGGGCCGGGGTGTCGGATGTCATGTTGGAAAAAGAATGA
- the ilvD gene encoding dihydroxy-acid dehydratase — translation MELNKYSKTITQDPTLPAAQAMLYGVGLTEQDLKKAQVGIVSTGFDGNTCNMHLNALAGEVKQAVWDQELVGLVFHTIGVSDGISNGTEGMRYSLVSREVIADSIETVCNAQYYDGLIAVVGCDKNMPGSLMAMGRLNRPAIMVYGGTIAGGHWKGKQLNIVSAFEALGGKLANKISEEDYKGIIQHACPGAGACGGMYTANTMASAIEALGMSLPYSSSNPALSKEKSAECKAAGEAIHLLLKKDIKPRDIMSAKAFENAMTLVMALGGSTNAVLHLIAMAKSVGLGLGQEDFQRISDNTPLIADLKPSGKYLMEDLHKIGGTPLVMKYLLDKGLLHGDCLTVTGHTIAENLKGVEAIDFEKQDVIVPLEKPIKKSGHIQILYGNLAEKGAVAKITGKEGEKFKGKARVFDGEFELTAGIASGKVKEGDVVVIRYVGPKGAPGMPEMLKPTSAIMGAGLGKSVALITDGRFSGGTHGFVVGHITPEAFDGGLLSLVEDGDWIEIDVNKRELNLLVDEKTLVIRKSTFRKPPLRAKSGVLYKYAKQVKTAADGCVTDES, via the coding sequence ATGGAACTCAACAAGTACAGTAAAACCATTACACAAGACCCCACCCTGCCTGCGGCACAAGCCATGCTGTATGGTGTTGGCTTGACTGAGCAAGACTTAAAAAAAGCGCAGGTAGGGATCGTGAGCACCGGCTTTGACGGCAATACCTGCAATATGCACCTCAATGCGCTGGCCGGGGAAGTAAAGCAGGCCGTTTGGGACCAGGAGCTGGTAGGCCTGGTTTTTCATACCATCGGGGTAAGCGATGGCATCTCCAATGGCACGGAAGGCATGCGCTATTCTTTGGTAAGCCGCGAAGTGATCGCGGACTCCATTGAAACGGTTTGCAATGCGCAATACTATGACGGGCTGATCGCTGTGGTGGGTTGCGACAAAAACATGCCCGGGTCGTTAATGGCCATGGGCCGGCTCAACCGGCCGGCCATCATGGTGTATGGCGGGACCATTGCCGGTGGCCATTGGAAAGGAAAACAATTGAACATTGTCTCTGCCTTTGAAGCCCTGGGCGGGAAGCTGGCCAACAAAATTTCGGAAGAAGACTACAAGGGCATCATTCAGCATGCCTGCCCGGGTGCCGGTGCCTGTGGCGGGATGTACACCGCCAACACCATGGCCTCCGCCATCGAAGCATTGGGAATGTCGCTCCCCTACTCTTCATCGAACCCGGCCCTGAGCAAAGAAAAATCTGCCGAATGCAAGGCCGCGGGGGAGGCCATCCACCTGTTGTTGAAAAAAGACATCAAGCCACGGGACATCATGTCGGCAAAGGCTTTTGAAAATGCGATGACCCTGGTGATGGCACTGGGCGGATCCACCAATGCGGTGCTCCACCTCATTGCGATGGCCAAGTCGGTGGGCCTGGGCCTGGGCCAGGAAGATTTCCAGCGCATTTCAGACAACACCCCGTTGATTGCCGACCTGAAGCCCAGTGGAAAATATTTAATGGAAGACCTCCACAAAATAGGCGGCACCCCCCTGGTAATGAAATACCTCCTCGACAAGGGCCTTCTCCATGGCGATTGCCTCACCGTGACCGGCCACACAATTGCCGAAAACCTGAAAGGCGTGGAGGCCATCGACTTTGAAAAGCAGGACGTTATCGTTCCGCTGGAAAAGCCCATCAAAAAATCCGGCCACATTCAAATACTCTATGGCAACCTGGCCGAAAAAGGGGCCGTGGCCAAGATCACCGGCAAGGAGGGCGAAAAGTTCAAAGGAAAGGCGCGGGTGTTTGACGGGGAGTTTGAACTGACCGCAGGCATTGCCTCGGGCAAAGTAAAAGAAGGCGATGTGGTGGTCATCCGGTACGTGGGGCCAAAAGGGGCGCCCGGCATGCCCGAAATGCTGAAGCCCACCAGCGCCATCATGGGGGCAGGCCTGGGCAAAAGCGTGGCCCTGATAACGGACGGAAGGTTTTCCGGGGGCACACATGGCTTCGTTGTGGGCCACATCACGCCCGAAGCTTTTGATGGCGGCCTGTTGTCGCTGGTGGAAGATGGCGATTGGATAGAAATAGATGTAAACAAACGCGAACTGAATTTATTGGTGGACGAAAAAACCCTGGTGATCAGGAAGTCCACTTTCAGGAAGCCCCCGCTACGGGCAAAGAGCGGGGTGCTGTATAAATATGCAAAACAAGTAAAAACTGCTGCCGATGGATGCGTTACTGACGAAAGTTAA
- a CDS encoding branched-chain amino acid transaminase, which translates to MYYTNDTILFLDGKFVKASEAKTDLFSQTLHYGYGVFEGIRAYHTVNGVKIFKAHDHYKRLLRSASLVGIPLHYSPEELTQATYEVLARNHQSNAYIRPLVFCSPNMSLTSPHEVSLMIATWKWDKYLGDQLLKVCVSSYQRPNPKSFKVEAKACGHYVNSILATTEAKQRGFDEGLLLDMDGFVAEGPGANFFYEKDGVLYTPPRGSILPGITRQTVLEICAELDLKVVEKLFKPEDLFEADSAFFCGTAAEVIGIESVEGQKFGKPWKESLGAIVQEAYQCLVLDKSYSYVIV; encoded by the coding sequence ATGTACTACACTAACGACACGATCCTTTTCCTGGATGGAAAATTCGTAAAGGCATCAGAGGCAAAGACCGATTTGTTCAGCCAAACCCTTCACTATGGGTATGGCGTATTTGAAGGGATACGCGCTTACCATACCGTAAACGGGGTAAAAATCTTTAAGGCACACGACCACTATAAGCGGCTGCTCCGCAGTGCTTCACTGGTGGGCATACCCCTCCACTACAGCCCGGAAGAACTTACGCAGGCCACCTACGAAGTGCTGGCCAGGAACCACCAAAGCAATGCCTACATCCGCCCGCTGGTATTTTGCAGCCCCAATATGTCGCTCACCAGCCCGCATGAAGTGTCGCTGATGATCGCCACCTGGAAGTGGGACAAGTACCTGGGCGACCAACTGTTGAAGGTATGTGTTTCTTCCTACCAGAGGCCCAACCCAAAATCCTTCAAGGTGGAGGCCAAGGCGTGCGGCCACTACGTCAATTCCATTTTGGCCACCACGGAAGCCAAGCAACGCGGTTTTGACGAGGGCCTCCTTCTCGATATGGATGGTTTTGTGGCGGAAGGCCCCGGGGCAAACTTCTTCTATGAAAAAGACGGGGTGCTTTACACCCCGCCACGGGGAAGCATACTCCCCGGCATTACCCGCCAAACCGTGTTGGAAATTTGTGCCGAACTGGATTTGAAGGTGGTGGAAAAACTTTTCAAGCCCGAAGACCTGTTCGAGGCCGACAGTGCATTTTTCTGTGGCACCGCTGCGGAAGTCATTGGGATTGAATCCGTGGAAGGGCAAAAATTTGGCAAGCCCTGGAAAGAATCCCTGGGGGCCATCGTCCAGGAGGCTTACCAATGCCTGGTTTTAGACAAGAGTTACAGTTACGTAATAGTTTAA